In Burkholderia sp. GAS332, one DNA window encodes the following:
- a CDS encoding Predicted amidohydrolase — protein MLLASLNIPFDEDLCDTQKYMARIDAEVAAREFDILVLPSQPCRISFWSFETRSQTERSARDLIGWLTDLSARKHALIVCGTWETAKKRGFYRTALAAFEGRLIARHVKFPDGKAPSRWTPVITHITLIGLPHFAKEVFLVLDDDLSCPLPLMAVSRSCMSLVSCLPANTALMNRAYSVAREFGVFTVLSTYRSVEGSESGGRGSIILTPAGNEIGELTDTSSLLIAEIPDIPAWVATQSRVAHWHAMQHENLADRWRHIGKDPLNARSGFYVP, from the coding sequence ATGTTGCTCGCATCTTTGAACATCCCGTTCGACGAGGACCTTTGCGACACGCAGAAATACATGGCGCGCATTGATGCGGAGGTTGCCGCACGGGAATTCGACATCCTTGTGTTGCCGAGCCAGCCCTGTCGGATATCATTCTGGAGTTTTGAAACACGGTCGCAGACGGAGCGTTCAGCCCGTGACCTGATTGGTTGGCTCACAGATCTCAGCGCGAGGAAGCACGCATTAATAGTTTGCGGTACGTGGGAGACCGCGAAGAAGCGGGGGTTTTACCGAACCGCACTCGCAGCGTTCGAAGGGCGGCTGATCGCGCGACATGTAAAGTTTCCCGACGGTAAGGCCCCGAGCCGGTGGACGCCGGTGATCACGCACATCACCCTCATCGGCCTGCCGCATTTCGCGAAGGAAGTTTTCCTTGTTCTGGATGACGATCTTTCGTGCCCGCTTCCGCTGATGGCCGTATCTCGCTCTTGCATGAGTCTCGTCTCATGCCTGCCTGCTAACACGGCATTGATGAACAGGGCTTATAGCGTCGCGAGAGAATTTGGAGTATTCACGGTGCTTTCGACCTATCGAAGTGTCGAGGGTAGCGAATCAGGCGGCCGTGGCAGCATAATCCTAACTCCCGCAGGAAATGAAATCGGCGAATTGACAGATACTTCATCGCTGTTGATCGCAGAAATCCCCGACATCCCTGCATGGGTTGCGACGCAGAGCCGCGTAGCCCACTGGCACGCAATGCAACATGAAAACCTCGCGGATCGCTGGCGGCACATCGGCAAAGACCCACTCAATGCGCGTAGCGGATTTTATGTTCCCTGA
- a CDS encoding Helix-turn-helix, producing the protein MSLRIGLGRALRAARRTSGVPQEGLDVTSRTYLSQLERGRQSPTLDKLEAIAGGIGVHPLSLLIYAYSCDRSDLEIAEMQARIKEELVQLRMYDSSNA; encoded by the coding sequence ATGTCTTTACGTATTGGCCTTGGCCGCGCCTTGAGAGCAGCCAGGAGAACTTCAGGGGTCCCGCAGGAGGGGTTGGACGTTACGAGCAGGACCTATCTGAGTCAGCTCGAGCGCGGCCGCCAGAGTCCCACGTTGGACAAGCTTGAGGCAATCGCCGGGGGGATTGGTGTGCACCCTCTTAGCCTGCTCATCTACGCCTACTCCTGCGACCGATCGGACTTGGAGATCGCGGAGATGCAGGCCCGCATTAAGGAAGAACTTGTCCAGCTGCGCATGTACGACTCATCCAACGCCTGA
- a CDS encoding TniQ protein, with the protein MHEVALVCGAVSPPLKDESALSVMLRIASSNALTHKQTLALLLDRRVSSCELDLLRIDISKADAWGRRIGWQWRPAEARLIAAMPGLNRVLWSRQARWCPVCAGFGFHSIWFQLAALATCPIHGCLLIDHCEACGVETGPYKVSKELFNKPYHCRSCGTSIARGERSGRERWIFFREAEAFQRAFDPLARWYGRATRELIFLDASCRKCQNSEVPAFKAGLLDGAMRKLVPLPNAYALSPVRRVQLRSWNMRLASDVSRDGPPSRYGLLSAGKALSVYQSTTRFLLHIVAQHESTNLSCESLQFHSGEIASVEGWATGRLALLIMRCFFESPYFLTFPAPIGGSVLRSSVFAPAIIGNCLLKINCRAMVLATFLATYEMAVGHINRGYILRRDLLALPEDFVVLVGMKSARVLDAVVIFPETALTDLIGCGEADAAALAATTRSLNAAFTEGFRACGAD; encoded by the coding sequence ATGCATGAAGTAGCCCTCGTCTGCGGCGCCGTATCGCCTCCACTGAAGGATGAGTCGGCGCTTTCGGTGATGCTGCGAATCGCGTCGTCGAATGCGCTCACGCACAAGCAGACGCTGGCGCTCTTGCTCGATCGTCGGGTTTCGTCCTGTGAGCTAGATTTGCTGCGCATCGACATTAGCAAGGCCGACGCGTGGGGACGCCGGATCGGCTGGCAGTGGCGGCCTGCAGAAGCCAGATTGATAGCAGCGATGCCTGGCTTGAACCGCGTACTGTGGAGTCGACAGGCAAGGTGGTGCCCGGTGTGCGCCGGCTTCGGTTTTCACTCCATCTGGTTTCAGCTCGCCGCGCTCGCCACCTGTCCCATACACGGATGTCTGCTAATTGACCATTGTGAAGCTTGCGGTGTCGAAACTGGACCTTACAAGGTCTCGAAGGAGCTTTTCAACAAGCCGTACCATTGTCGGTCTTGCGGCACTTCCATCGCACGAGGCGAACGAAGTGGGCGGGAGCGGTGGATATTCTTCCGCGAAGCCGAGGCGTTCCAACGGGCATTTGATCCGCTCGCGCGGTGGTATGGGAGAGCGACACGGGAGTTGATTTTCCTGGACGCGTCATGCAGGAAATGCCAAAACAGTGAAGTGCCCGCATTCAAGGCGGGATTGCTTGACGGCGCAATGCGGAAGTTGGTTCCATTGCCAAACGCATACGCGCTTTCTCCAGTCCGCCGGGTCCAGCTGCGTTCTTGGAACATGCGTCTTGCTAGCGACGTTTCAAGAGACGGACCGCCCTCCAGATATGGACTGCTGTCAGCTGGCAAAGCGCTCTCGGTTTATCAGAGCACGACCCGTTTCCTGTTGCACATAGTCGCGCAACACGAATCAACGAACTTGAGTTGTGAAAGCCTGCAATTCCATAGCGGTGAGATTGCGTCGGTGGAAGGATGGGCGACTGGGCGACTAGCGCTTCTGATCATGCGATGCTTTTTCGAGTCACCGTATTTCCTGACTTTCCCGGCACCAATAGGCGGATCAGTCCTGCGCAGCTCCGTTTTCGCTCCCGCGATCATCGGAAATTGTTTGTTGAAAATTAACTGCCGGGCGATGGTGCTCGCTACATTTCTCGCGACGTATGAGATGGCAGTCGGCCACATTAACCGCGGCTACATTTTACGTCGCGATCTTCTCGCATTGCCCGAAGATTTTGTCGTATTGGTGGGGATGAAATCGGCACGTGTGCTTGACGCGGTGGTGATTTTTCCTGAGACAGCGCTTACCGATTTGATAGGCTGCGGCGAGGCAGATGCGGCAGCGCTCGCCGCGACTACGAGGAGCCTTAATGCCGCTTTTACAGAAGGGTTCAGGGCGTGCGGCGCGGACTGA
- a CDS encoding transcriptional regulator with AbiEi antitoxin N-terminal domain — protein sequence MQDATEIVQFLMDFAPRSQPVGLRYFAELEIDSSQVGKLVKQGWLRQLSEDAYLLRGDQPGIDGTIAYLQAYASNLHVGGRAALEWHRMMHHLRFRDRIDLWGRGYCNVPGWAVERLACSYYSLPLFDARMDESYGLKPLAWRHPQVLVSVPERAILEYVSVSLDLVSIEDVRAVIGSLRNIRLNILQELVDRCSRRDVVWGLKFLAEDEDISWARQLRV from the coding sequence ATGCAGGACGCAACAGAAATCGTGCAGTTCCTCATGGATTTCGCGCCACGTTCACAGCCGGTGGGCTTGCGTTACTTCGCGGAGCTTGAAATCGACTCATCGCAGGTCGGCAAACTCGTAAAACAAGGATGGTTGCGACAACTGTCTGAAGACGCTTATCTGCTGCGTGGAGACCAGCCGGGCATTGATGGAACGATTGCCTATTTGCAGGCATACGCTTCAAATCTCCACGTGGGAGGAAGGGCCGCGCTGGAGTGGCACCGGATGATGCACCATCTGCGCTTTCGCGACCGGATTGATTTATGGGGCCGCGGATATTGCAATGTCCCCGGCTGGGCGGTGGAAAGGCTTGCGTGTTCCTACTATTCCCTGCCTCTGTTCGATGCGCGGATGGATGAAAGCTACGGATTGAAGCCGCTTGCGTGGCGCCATCCACAGGTGCTTGTTTCGGTCCCGGAACGTGCAATTCTCGAATACGTGAGTGTCTCGCTGGACCTGGTCTCGATAGAAGACGTGAGAGCCGTCATCGGGAGCCTTAGAAACATTCGGCTGAATATCCTTCAGGAACTGGTCGATCGCTGTTCACGAAGAGACGTAGTATGGGGGCTAAAATTTCTCGCGGAGGATGAAGACATAAGCTGGGCTCGTCAGTTGCGCGTCTGA
- a CDS encoding Predicted ferric reductase, with translation MKTIRLAYLVLLTGLALVSLFADRVLSRPYEFRTFQLSMINLTGILAIGCMSAGMFLAIRPTSVEPILGGLDKTYRLHKWLGISTLVFSTLHWLWVKAPNWLIGLGWMQRPSNKPDLPTGDTLSAIAHILSNYRGLAASAGEWAFYAAVPLIIVALLKRFPYRHFFKTHRLLTVTYLALAFHAVVLMKPAYWNTAIVPLIGLLIFMATLAAAVSLLRCVGYTRRAVGVIDNLTHHRDNRVLEIVIKLKDRWFGHAAGQFAFVTLDAAEGPHPFTISSAWHDDGKLRFHIKGIGDYTQSLPETAKPGDMVTVEGPYGAFDFRGDKPRQIWIAGGIGITPFLARSQARVRHTDERAVDLFYSTKAPDQVFIGAVEQLATRANVRLHILVSGKDKRLTARRLCEIVPEWMSADVWFCGPAGFGRALRRDLVARGLAVEDFHQELFEMR, from the coding sequence ATGAAGACCATCAGGCTAGCTTATCTGGTGCTGCTGACCGGCTTGGCGTTGGTCTCGCTGTTTGCCGATCGTGTGTTGAGTAGGCCATATGAATTCCGTACCTTTCAGCTGTCGATGATCAACCTCACCGGCATTCTCGCGATCGGTTGCATGAGTGCCGGTATGTTTCTGGCGATCCGGCCGACGAGTGTGGAGCCGATTCTCGGCGGGCTCGACAAGACATATCGCCTGCATAAATGGCTGGGTATCAGCACACTGGTGTTTTCCACCCTCCACTGGCTTTGGGTCAAGGCCCCGAACTGGCTAATCGGCCTCGGCTGGATGCAGAGGCCCTCGAACAAGCCGGATTTGCCTACGGGCGACACGCTGTCAGCCATCGCCCATATCCTGAGCAATTATCGCGGACTCGCCGCAAGCGCGGGCGAATGGGCGTTCTATGCGGCAGTGCCGCTCATCATCGTCGCCTTGCTGAAGCGCTTCCCCTACCGCCACTTCTTCAAGACCCATCGACTCCTGACCGTCACGTATCTCGCGCTGGCATTTCATGCCGTGGTACTGATGAAACCCGCTTACTGGAACACGGCGATCGTTCCGTTAATTGGACTGCTGATCTTCATGGCCACGCTGGCTGCCGCCGTCTCGCTGCTGCGCTGCGTGGGATACACGCGGCGAGCGGTCGGCGTCATCGACAATCTCACGCATCACCGCGACAATCGGGTGCTGGAGATTGTCATCAAACTGAAGGACCGCTGGTTCGGTCATGCTGCCGGGCAGTTCGCCTTCGTCACCCTTGATGCCGCCGAAGGTCCGCATCCGTTCACGATTTCTTCCGCATGGCACGATGACGGCAAGCTACGCTTTCATATCAAGGGTATCGGCGATTACACGCAGAGCTTGCCGGAAACCGCAAAACCCGGCGATATGGTCACGGTCGAGGGACCGTACGGCGCCTTCGACTTTCGCGGCGACAAGCCGAGACAAATCTGGATTGCCGGCGGCATCGGCATCACGCCTTTCCTTGCACGGTCGCAGGCGCGAGTGCGCCATACGGATGAGCGCGCCGTCGATCTTTTCTACAGCACCAAGGCGCCGGACCAGGTGTTCATCGGCGCAGTGGAGCAGCTTGCGACGCGCGCGAATGTGCGCCTTCACATACTGGTGAGCGGCAAGGACAAACGGCTTACAGCAAGGCGCCTCTGCGAGATCGTGCCCGAGTGGATGTCGGCGGACGTCTGGTTCTGTGGACCCGCGGGCTTTGGTCGCGCGTTACGGCGGGACCTGGTTGCGCGCGGACTGGCAGTCGAAGACTTCCATCAGGAACTGTTCGAAATGCGCTGA
- a CDS encoding amicyanin apoprotein produces the protein MKNHSLPKSVFAVVFCLVASGATVTASAQSASDSLVTIKNLMFSPSSATIKAGTTITWMNLDAEPHTIVHDVGAFDMGLFHSYDLDQDDTFSYKFDKPGIYKVFCGDQPDVKETITVQ, from the coding sequence GTGAAAAATCATTCGTTACCGAAATCCGTATTTGCGGTCGTGTTCTGCCTGGTAGCGTCTGGAGCTACAGTCACGGCGTCCGCACAAAGCGCGAGCGACTCTCTCGTGACAATAAAGAATTTGATGTTTTCGCCCTCGTCCGCCACGATCAAGGCCGGAACGACGATCACGTGGATGAATCTCGATGCGGAGCCGCACACGATAGTCCACGACGTAGGCGCCTTTGACATGGGCCTCTTTCATTCGTATGACCTCGATCAAGACGACACGTTTTCGTACAAGTTCGACAAGCCCGGGATCTACAAGGTCTTTTGTGGGGACCAACCTGACGTGAAGGAAACGATCACGGTTCAATGA
- a CDS encoding Predicted SnoaL-like aldol condensation-catalyzing enzyme encodes MRRQDPSRRRHLRMLKSLQPPAFNEKKGTVMPNRTSLLQRAAAAAAFFVLIANHVARAEDSVALVHPAARDIAQEERNRALVVNFYDAVFNRHDLSTASIVLAPNYIQHNPHVRTGSAPFISFFTEYFKHAPDARSAIVRSATDGDLVFLHVHSTSNPQDRGNAIVDIFRVEHGKIAEHWDVIQPVPEQSANDNTMF; translated from the coding sequence ATGCGTCGGCAAGATCCGTCTCGTCGCCGCCACCTGCGGATGCTAAAGTCCTTGCAGCCGCCGGCTTTCAACGAAAAGAAAGGGACCGTCATGCCAAACAGAACCTCCTTGCTCCAGCGCGCGGCAGCCGCCGCTGCTTTCTTTGTGCTGATCGCGAACCATGTGGCCCGCGCCGAAGATAGCGTCGCGCTGGTTCATCCGGCCGCTCGCGATATTGCCCAGGAAGAGCGCAACCGCGCGCTAGTCGTGAACTTCTACGATGCGGTGTTCAACCGGCACGATCTCAGCACTGCTAGCATCGTGCTCGCACCGAATTACATTCAGCACAATCCGCATGTGCGCACCGGGTCCGCGCCGTTCATCAGCTTCTTTACCGAATACTTCAAGCATGCCCCCGATGCCCGTTCGGCCATCGTGCGCAGTGCGACCGACGGCGATCTCGTCTTTCTGCATGTTCACTCGACCAGCAACCCGCAAGACCGCGGCAACGCCATCGTAGATATCTTCCGCGTCGAGCACGGCAAGATCGCCGAGCACTGGGATGTGATTCAACCCGTGCCCGAGCAGTCGGCCAACGACAACACGATGTTCTAG
- a CDS encoding Sigma-70 region 2: MLESRSTRKESPAAPSHIEAASDLARRRTRSVRDAEDVVQEAYLRAVRSFDGFHRDNARGWALAIRRNAWFTGWQRRRQMADGAPCDDALHGEQRLHGWPDDTGSDPQNFSVRRDGIHLPRQMPGAQSVEHRESVVLLDLEGMSDRENATVIDAGRPDQLAALAGSGAGFCSCPSSTGGIAAQTRRRILRPFGRLGQSISGASIRSIRIRPGRERIFLLARSTRQPDQSARHPERLHRRPSAHDVDDTPSRPPTRHSGTATKYGRRSGAGGNGLIHPIELGVGAIIGNYHV; encoded by the coding sequence ATGCTCGAGAGCAGGTCCACCCGCAAAGAGAGCCCAGCAGCCCCGTCGCATATCGAGGCAGCATCCGACCTCGCGCGCCGGCGGACGCGGAGCGTCAGGGATGCCGAAGATGTGGTCCAGGAGGCCTATCTGCGTGCAGTCCGTTCCTTCGACGGCTTCCATCGCGACAATGCGCGTGGATGGGCGCTCGCGATTAGGCGCAACGCCTGGTTCACCGGATGGCAACGACGGCGCCAGATGGCCGACGGCGCCCCCTGCGACGACGCCCTGCACGGTGAACAGCGGCTTCATGGGTGGCCAGATGATACAGGCAGCGACCCGCAGAACTTTTCCGTGCGTCGTGACGGCATTCACTTGCCTCGCCAAATGCCCGGCGCCCAGTCCGTCGAACATCGGGAGTCCGTCGTACTGCTCGATCTCGAGGGTATGAGCGACCGCGAAAACGCGACTGTCATTGACGCCGGTCGGCCCGATCAACTCGCGGCTCTCGCGGGATCGGGCGCTGGTTTTTGTAGCTGTCCGAGTAGTACAGGCGGCATCGCCGCACAGACCAGGCGAAGAATTCTCCGACCGTTCGGTCGTCTCGGGCAGAGCATATCCGGCGCTTCAATCCGCTCCATCAGAATCCGTCCGGGGCGAGAACGAATCTTCCTTCTCGCTCGCAGCACTCGGCAACCAGATCAATCCGCACGCCACCCAGAGCGGTTACATCGACGACCTTCAGCTCATGATGTGGATGACACACCTAGTCGCCCTCCTACTCGTCATTCGGGCACCGCTACGAAGTACGGTCGGCGAAGCGGTGCAGGCGGTAACGGATTGATTCACCCTATAGAACTCGGGGTCGGGGCAATCATTGGGAATTACCATGTCTGA
- a CDS encoding cytochrome b561 — MSRANNDTYTRFAIIMHWSIAFLILLNLSIGLYIDTFPHNSPRFNGILFYHASIGSLIFMLMAPRLLWRLMRTPPALPPSIPRWQAYSASVLHGTLYVLLFLVPLAGYVHRLAGAHPVSFFGLADMPVFIDRDEPLRLLTDTLHRGLVLTLALLLIAHIAAALKHKFIERDGVAGRMGI, encoded by the coding sequence ATGTCCCGCGCCAACAATGACACTTACACACGCTTTGCCATCATCATGCACTGGTCCATCGCGTTCTTGATCCTGTTGAACCTGTCGATCGGACTCTATATCGATACATTCCCGCATAACTCACCGCGCTTCAACGGCATCTTGTTCTATCACGCATCGATCGGCAGCTTGATCTTCATGCTGATGGCGCCGCGCCTACTGTGGCGCCTTATGCGTACACCGCCGGCACTCCCGCCCAGCATCCCGAGGTGGCAAGCGTATTCTGCGAGCGTGTTGCACGGAACGCTGTACGTACTGCTGTTCCTAGTGCCGCTTGCCGGTTACGTGCACCGACTGGCGGGCGCACATCCGGTAAGTTTTTTTGGTTTGGCGGATATGCCGGTCTTCATCGACCGGGACGAACCTTTGCGTTTGCTGACTGACACGCTGCACCGCGGGTTGGTGCTAACGCTCGCGCTCTTGCTGATTGCGCATATCGCCGCCGCGTTGAAACACAAGTTCATCGAGCGCGACGGCGTTGCTGGACGCATGGGAATTTGA
- a CDS encoding Polyisoprenoid-binding protein YceI has translation MKAVKKHSVHAIVACALWISVLAIAASCTPLQVVTHTVSQSETRVPPGQYDLDPHHWSITFDVDHFKYSRFTMRLDRATANLDWDEGGLDRSSVTATIDAASVDTNVPLLDKLVKGADMFDVARYPQIRFVSTRFERTGDARGTLTGDLTIRGTTQPVTLDVTLNGFAPDPLTKQDTLGFSAEGHLSRARFGLSTWFPAVGDDVNVRIQAEFVRQSAAPGRAMGVPDVSFRRGIDGPVRDQLAAFA, from the coding sequence ATGAAAGCGGTGAAGAAGCATTCCGTTCATGCGATTGTCGCGTGCGCGTTGTGGATTTCGGTGCTCGCGATAGCCGCTTCATGCACGCCACTTCAAGTGGTCACGCATACCGTCAGCCAGTCTGAAACGCGAGTGCCGCCAGGTCAGTACGACCTTGATCCGCACCACTGGAGCATTACATTCGATGTCGATCACTTCAAGTATTCGCGCTTCACGATGCGCCTCGATCGCGCGACCGCAAATCTCGACTGGGACGAAGGCGGGCTCGACAGGAGTTCAGTCACGGCGACCATCGATGCCGCCAGCGTGGATACCAACGTGCCGCTCCTCGACAAGCTCGTCAAGGGCGCTGATATGTTCGACGTGGCGCGCTACCCGCAGATCCGGTTCGTCAGCACGCGTTTCGAACGTACAGGAGACGCCCGCGGTACGTTGACCGGCGATCTGACGATCCGCGGCACCACTCAACCGGTCACGCTTGACGTGACGTTAAACGGCTTCGCGCCCGATCCACTGACGAAACAGGACACGCTCGGCTTCTCGGCGGAAGGCCATCTCAGCCGCGCGAGGTTTGGACTATCGACGTGGTTCCCAGCCGTAGGCGATGACGTAAACGTGCGGATTCAGGCGGAGTTTGTCCGGCAATCCGCGGCGCCCGGGCGCGCTATGGGCGTGCCCGATGTGTCGTTCAGGAGAGGGATAGACGGCCCAGTCCGGGATCAGCTTGCCGCATTCGCCTAG
- a CDS encoding 3',5'-cyclic AMP phosphodiesterase CpdA: MSSDLPFDPSRRGALKCLAFGGVGTVFVLAGGILTPVELALAATAKDSSVASGVPLFLQISDSHIGFNKEANPDVAGTLKQTIDFVNAMPVKPALTIHTGDITHLSKPAEFDLAAQLLSGLKITELHTVPGEHDVTDGPGTEYFNRFGQASDNKGYYSFDHNGVHFIGLVNVMHFKPNGLGGLGDDQLAWLENDLKGRSSSTPIVVFAHMPMWTIYEPWGWGTGDAGQAMSYLKRFGSVTVLNGHIHQIVSKVEGNITFHTARSTAYPQPTAGNGPGPMPLTVASDQLPKMLGVTTIKIARHPLKATLTDTTLV; the protein is encoded by the coding sequence ATGTCGTCAGATCTTCCATTCGATCCGTCGCGCCGCGGCGCGTTGAAATGTCTTGCCTTCGGTGGCGTAGGCACCGTGTTTGTCCTGGCTGGCGGTATTCTCACGCCAGTGGAACTAGCCCTCGCCGCCACAGCGAAGGATTCGTCAGTTGCCTCGGGTGTTCCACTGTTCCTTCAGATCAGCGATTCTCATATAGGCTTTAACAAGGAAGCCAATCCGGATGTCGCCGGTACGCTCAAGCAGACGATTGATTTTGTCAACGCCATGCCGGTCAAGCCGGCGCTGACGATTCACACAGGTGACATTACCCATCTCTCCAAACCGGCAGAGTTCGACCTCGCCGCCCAATTGCTGTCGGGCCTGAAAATCACCGAGTTGCATACCGTGCCAGGCGAGCACGATGTGACCGACGGCCCTGGCACCGAATATTTCAACCGTTTCGGTCAAGCCTCGGACAACAAAGGCTATTACAGCTTCGACCACAATGGCGTGCACTTCATCGGACTCGTCAACGTCATGCATTTCAAGCCGAACGGGTTGGGAGGCCTGGGCGACGACCAGCTCGCCTGGCTGGAAAATGATCTGAAGGGGCGCTCGTCCAGCACACCGATCGTCGTCTTTGCGCACATGCCGATGTGGACTATTTACGAACCGTGGGGGTGGGGCACCGGCGATGCCGGCCAGGCGATGAGCTATCTGAAGCGCTTTGGTTCGGTCACCGTCCTGAACGGGCATATCCATCAGATCGTGTCGAAGGTGGAGGGGAATATCACCTTCCATACAGCGCGCTCGACGGCGTATCCGCAACCGACGGCCGGCAATGGCCCCGGCCCCATGCCTCTGACGGTGGCGAGCGACCAGCTTCCGAAGATGCTTGGCGTGACCACCATCAAGATCGCGCGCCACCCGCTGAAGGCGACACTTACCGACACGACACTCGTCTGA
- a CDS encoding Plastocyanin, producing MRTTFFRRAFVVSFGVGMLMWGIASDFAVAQAQEANAVVIKNFMFSPMSLTVKAGSTVTWTNLDGEPHAVVNDAGLFHSGPLDQNDTFQFKFDKPGVYKVFCGIHPYMKATITVN from the coding sequence ATGCGAACCACTTTCTTTCGTCGCGCCTTCGTCGTCTCCTTCGGCGTCGGGATGCTGATGTGGGGAATCGCTTCCGATTTCGCCGTCGCGCAGGCGCAGGAGGCCAATGCCGTCGTGATAAAGAACTTCATGTTCTCGCCGATGTCGCTCACGGTCAAAGCTGGTTCGACCGTGACCTGGACAAATCTCGATGGCGAACCGCATGCGGTTGTCAACGATGCTGGCCTGTTCCACTCCGGCCCGCTCGATCAGAACGACACCTTCCAGTTCAAGTTCGATAAACCCGGTGTCTACAAGGTATTCTGCGGTATTCACCCGTATATGAAAGCGACGATTACCGTCAATTAG
- a CDS encoding RNA polymerase sigma-70 factor, ECF subfamily: protein MTDPVSAQRFEKLVLPHMNSAFNVARWLTHNDQDAQDVVQEAYLRAFRFFGGFRGDDARAWLLSIVRNSFYTWYQQNRGHAPDTLEFEEDMHSLETSTADHDDSPEAMLIRSQSQKRVQKALQSLRLEYREVIVLRELEELSYKEIATIVGIPMGTVMSRLGRGRQQLAALLAPTDQEA, encoded by the coding sequence ATGACCGATCCAGTCAGCGCTCAGCGCTTTGAGAAGCTCGTTTTACCTCATATGAATTCGGCCTTCAATGTTGCGCGATGGCTGACGCATAACGACCAGGATGCCCAGGACGTGGTGCAGGAGGCATATCTGCGCGCGTTCCGGTTTTTTGGCGGATTCCGCGGCGACGATGCCCGTGCCTGGTTGCTAAGCATTGTGCGCAACAGCTTCTACACCTGGTACCAGCAGAACCGGGGCCACGCACCGGATACGCTGGAGTTTGAGGAAGACATGCATAGCCTTGAGACGAGTACCGCTGACCATGACGACAGTCCTGAAGCGATGCTCATACGCAGCCAGAGCCAGAAGCGGGTGCAGAAGGCGTTGCAGAGCCTGCGTCTGGAATACCGGGAGGTGATCGTGCTGCGGGAGCTGGAAGAATTGTCGTACAAGGAAATCGCCACCATTGTGGGCATCCCGATGGGGACGGTGATGTCGCGCCTCGGACGCGGCCGCCAGCAACTTGCGGCGTTGCTCGCCCCGACGGATCAGGAGGCATGA
- a CDS encoding Transmembrane transcriptional regulator (anti-sigma factor RsiW) encodes MDHEQAFELLPGYLDQELSLSEALEFERHMAGCEQCQQVYSQHRQVSAQLRQADLRVEAPAELVKRIKAALPGRPSLWQRLVELFGSRTGGGSLGWAPVGAMVMSVVALTWSAGLYLSVPSSETRLSQELVDNHIRSLQFNHLSDVISTDRHTVKPWFDGKLDFAPPVVDLAQQGYPLVGGRLDYLDGRPVAVMVYRYKLHPINLYVWPGDDAGATPHIYQRQGYHLAHWSAAGMNYWAITDAGDMELNGFITDLRAHPAS; translated from the coding sequence ATGGATCACGAACAGGCCTTCGAATTGTTGCCAGGCTATCTCGACCAGGAATTGAGCCTGTCCGAGGCGCTCGAATTCGAGCGCCATATGGCAGGCTGCGAGCAGTGTCAGCAGGTCTACTCGCAGCACCGCCAGGTGAGTGCGCAGCTCAGGCAGGCGGATTTGCGCGTCGAGGCGCCCGCGGAACTGGTGAAACGCATCAAGGCGGCGTTGCCGGGACGGCCATCGCTTTGGCAACGGCTGGTTGAGCTGTTCGGTTCGCGCACCGGCGGTGGGTCATTGGGCTGGGCGCCGGTTGGCGCGATGGTGATGAGTGTGGTCGCGCTGACGTGGAGCGCGGGGTTGTACCTATCGGTGCCGTCGAGCGAGACGCGCCTGAGTCAGGAACTCGTGGACAACCATATCCGCTCGTTGCAGTTCAACCACCTCTCGGATGTGATTTCAACCGACCGGCACACGGTCAAGCCGTGGTTTGACGGTAAGCTGGACTTTGCGCCGCCGGTGGTCGATCTGGCGCAGCAGGGATATCCCCTGGTTGGTGGGCGGCTGGATTACCTGGACGGGCGGCCGGTGGCCGTGATGGTCTATCGGTACAAGCTGCACCCGATCAACCTCTATGTGTGGCCGGGCGACGACGCGGGCGCCACGCCTCATATCTACCAGCGGCAGGGCTATCATCTCGCGCACTGGAGTGCTGCAGGAATGAATTACTGGGCAATTACCGATGCCGGGGACATGGAACTGAACGGCTTCATCACGGACCTGCGAGCGCATCCCGCTTCGTAG